The Helianthus annuus cultivar XRQ/B chromosome 11, HanXRQr2.0-SUNRISE, whole genome shotgun sequence region TAGGGTtttaatatgtctaaactgattCATGTTCTGCATTTTATAAAACAGATCcatcgttgtgttttaatgaaatagTGCTGGTTTATTTTTTGTGCTGGTTTATTTTATGTGCTGGTTTAACCTATGTGCTAGTTTAGTGTTTTAGAAATATCTAGCACAAAGTTGTGGTTGGTTTTCTGGTTTTGAAATCGGTGCTGGTTTAACTTCCGTGCTAGTTTAGTGTTTTTTAAGAAACTAGCACAAAGTTCTAGTTGGTTTTTTGGGTTCCAAATATGTGCTGGTTTACTATCTGTGCTAGTTTACTATTTGTGCTAGTTTATTGCTTTAGAAGAAACTAGCACAAAGGGTTTAGTGTTTTCTAGTAAACTAGCACAAATTCTAGTTGGTTTACCGTCTGTGCTACTTTAGTGTTTTAGAAGAAACTAGCACAAGTGGTTTTTTTGGGTTCCAAATCTGTGCTGGTTTACCGACTGTGCTACTTTTAAATTCAGGAGATAAGTAATATAAGTTTCAGTTGCTTTTTTGTGTGTGAAAACAGAGCTGTACAATCCCAAACCACTACAAATTGTACAACCAGGAGAACCAATCCCTACTTTTGATAATGAACCTTTGCATCCCATTCCACTAAAAGTTGTAAGACCAACAAAAAAGGAATATTATATGAGTCCGAAATTTTGGAATGAAGTAGCAATCTGGGGGCCAAACTATACCAATCATCCTACTTCTGGTGGTGAACCTTCAGATCCCATAAAAGAAGAGATTGATGAGAAACCTGAAATCTCAGTTGTACAACCcaaaaaagaagaagatgatgaaaaacaAAAGATGCCCATCCTACAACCTAAACATGAAGAAGATGAGGAAAAACCTATAATCTCAGTCAAGAATTTTGGAAGGAAGTAGCAATCTAGCCAGCTCCTGCTATGATCATCATGTTTATGTTGTTTGTTTTAGTTTTCTAATGTTATCAATGCTGTTATGTATTATGATCATGTTTTTCTGAACCTTATGTAACAATGATGTTTTGAATTATAAAAATCATGGTTTATTATGTATTAAATGATCAAAATGGTACTggttattgtttttttaatatatagtacACTTTATAACTTGTGCTGGTTACTATGTTTCTTCTGAAATTACTTGCAGGCTCATCAGACAGTGACTTCGAACAAccggaaaagaaacaaaaaacagCACTAAAAGCTGTTGCCACAAACGTTGAACCTATACGATTAACACTTTTCAAGGAATTTGATAAGAAAAAAAGAATTAGAATCAGGAACAGCCCAAAAAACCTTGCTGAATTCATGCAAATGTTATCTGACGAACAGAAAGCAGAAGTAGATAACATGGGATTTGAAAGCATGAAGAACTTTGATATAACAAAAATACCAACTGATCTGGGATACTGGCTCACTAACAATTATGAACCTACAATCAACACACTGAATCTAGGTACACATAATGTAGTGATAACACCTAACCTAGTACAAGAAGTTCTTGGCATACCAATGGGTAAAGTGAAGGTTAAGGAGTTGAGTAAACCATCAATGAGTGATCCAGTTGTTGCAGAGTTTAGAAATCAATTTGAAATTGATGATGAACTGCCAAAAATGCATCATATTATTCATGTTGTGAAAGAACAGAAGGAGAGTGGAAGGCTATTTCAACTGAACTTTCTTGTAATGTTCAACTCAATAATGGCAGAGCTCACACACGGTGGCAACGTCAACatgaaattccttacaacatTGCAACCTGATGTAGATATTAAGGATGTTGACTGGTGCAGCTACGTGATCGACTGCTTGAACAGAAAGACAACAAGCTGGTTCCAATCTAAAGCAGCACATTACATCGGACCGATAACATTTCTAGTGGTATGTTGTAGTTATCTAAAAATGatttatatttattgttttttatcaAACATAATAACAAAAACTAACTTGTAAATCAATCAGTTGGTTTATGCGCATGATACATACCAAAGAACAAATCCAACACAGAAGATGATACCAGATGTAATGTATCATAAAAATGATACAATTAAAAAGCTTGATCCGGTGgtgaaaagcaataaaagaaagaGAAGTGAAAAAGATGGGAAACCAGCACAGAAACTCACCTTGACAAGACAAACACCTACTCAAAAGGTGGTGAAGAGTAAGAAGAAAATAAGTTTGAAAGCAGCAACAACTGGTGAAAAACGAAAGAATTTGAAGGTAAAACTGAAGATAAAGAAAAAAGCACCAGCTGAACAACCTCTATCCACATATCAACAAATCTCAAAGGAAACTGATGAAGCTAGAAATCATTACTTTAGTGACTTCCCAGAATCTCTAGACATTACACAAAGTTTGGACATTCCACAATCCCAGGAAAAACTCtcacaaattccacctacaaATCCAACAAGTGGAGTGGTAATTTCTATTTTATTGTGTTTATCTGTAGTATTACTGAAAAAAGTGCTGGTTTAGATGGTTATTGAAAAAATGTGCTACTTTTATGACATTTGTTAAAAAAATGTGTTACTTTTATGACATTTAGTGTTTGGAATGTTAAATTGTGCTAGTTTATACCTAGTATATGTTAGTTTAATGTTAGAATTTGGAATGTGAAATTGTGCTGAGTTATGTGCTAAAGTGTGCTTGTTTAAATGGATTATAAAACTGTGCTAGTTTGAAATGTGCTACTTTTATTGTAAACTTTTATCATGTGTatgtaaaaataaaaatggaaaatGTGCTACTTTTACAATTTGTGCTACTTTATAAAAAGAATGTGCTACTTTTACAATTTGTGCTACTTTATAAAAAGAATGTGCTGGTTATCTTTTCAGGAATGGATTTGTCTGATAAAATCCAAAACAAAAGAGCTGGACATGCATGTCAAAGAAACACACGAAATGATTGCAGAATGTTTAACAAAGTACAAAGGTGAGGAGGTTGTGGATGCTGTGGATGAGTGGAGAAAAAGATTGGTAGTATATGGTGAAAAGTACAATTTCGAGAAGCaagaatcagaagcagggaatgaagaaaagaaaaaaggAGGAAGTGGAGAGAAGACAGAAGGAGGGAATGAAAAGGAAGAAGGGAATGAAGTTAAACTTACCCAATCACAAAAAAAAATGGTGGTCTCACAATTTGATTCAACTCCTTTCAGAATCACCAGTTCAATGTGGCCAGAGATTATAAAAGAAATAGAAAAGGCAGAACAGGTAGCAAGCAGCAAAAAAGATGGTGCTGATCATGGAGTTGGTGGTGAAGAAGAAAAGGATGCAGGTGGAGAAAAGGTTAAAGATGGTAAACCTGATGGGGAAACAACAAAGAAAGGAGGTGAAGATGCTAATGAACCACCAAAGGGAGAAAGTGACACTGCTGGTCAACCAGCAAAGAAAGAAGGAAATGAGGCTGCTGGTCAACCAGCACAGCAAGGAGAGGTTTTTAAAACACCAGAAAATGAAACCAAAAAAGACAGTGAAAAACAAGAATTCATAGGTGAAGAAGAAAAGGATGCAGGTGGAGAAAAGGTTAAAGATGGTAAACCTGATGGGGAAACAACAAAGAAAGGAGGTGAAGATGCTAATGAACCACCAAAGGGAGAAAGTGACACTGCTGGCCAACCAGCAAAGAAAGAAGGAAATGAGGCTGCTGGTCAACCAGCACAGTAAGGAGAGGTTTTTAAAACACCAGAAAAGGAACCCAAAAAAGACAGTGAAAAACAAGAATTCATAGGTGAAGACCTAAACGCCGGAGACCAGAAGAAAAGCAAACGTACAACTCACCCTGCCGAACCTTTATGTTCACCATATATGCAGCGAGTTgtacaaataaaaacaaaaactgaAAAAATTGAAGTAAGGATAGCCGAATGGATGTTCTCGACAGTTGACGACCCCTGGTAAGTATAAAAACCAACAAAATCTTAATtggataaaaataagtatttaaacTAATGTGTATTACAACAATGCAGGGTGTTTATATTTGAGACAGCATTTAACACAAACCTTTCAAGGGTATGTCTGGAGTCGCTTCACCCGAACTTATACATACATGTCCAAGTCCTAACAGCTTGGTCATTGGTACTAAACAGTGAAGAGGTCTACAGAAGCAAAGGTTCGCCGGCAAGAGTTTTCTGCCCATGCAACATGCTGGTATGTTTTCTAATATGTGCTGGTTTTAATAACAGATTAGAAAAAGCACATTTAACAAAATGTGCTGGATTATTACACATTGTGCTGGTTTTGAaatattaatgttttattaatAGCTGGTTAGTCTAATATATGAAATGCTATTATTGTGCTGGTTCATAACACATTGTGCTGGTGCTGGTTTATAACACATTGTGCTGGTTTCTGTGCAGGGAGAAAACAACTTCAAACCAAAACTGAACAAAAGACCTGCACACAAAATTTCAGAGAAAACATTGCCGCGACATTGATGACTACCGAGTTTGGAACTATTAGGAAAGTGGACATGTTGTTCATTCCAATACTACAACACAAGCACTACTACATTGTATGTTTTGATTTCAAGGGAGAAGCCATCAAGATTATAGACAACATGAAAGGGAAAGCAAAAGCACAAAAAATGGCACGTGCTAAAAGAGTGGTAATATATTGATGCCCATTAATTCTGTGttgtttattttaattatatttgtgatgcttagggattttgattttgaaaattttcaaattaCAGAAAGAAATTGTATGTGATTACCTTGAAGTTGAATACCCAACAATGCACACAAAGATGTCGCCCTTGGAACCAGAAATAATGAAAATGTCGTGGCAAACAGAAAAGAACTTTGTAGATTGTGGTGTCTTTGCAATGAGACACATGGAGACATACACAGGGAATCATGTGAGCAAGAAGGAATGGGATAGTGGGCTGTCGAAAGAGTCACCGGAACAAGACAAAGAGTTGGTTGAACTGAGATACAAGTATTTAAGCAAAATACTTTTATCCGACATCAACTTAGCGAAAGGTGAAATGATGGAACTGTTAGAGAAGTATGAGAAGATGGAGCCTGAAAAGAAAGAGGAATGCAAGAAAAATGCGGAAACGAAAATCAATGACAGATTGAACCAGAAATATTGATTGTGTTGGTTGAACAATATAACATTAGTTTGGTAGTTGTCTGTAATATTTTGTGCTGGTTTAACAATTAATATGGTGCTGGTTTAACAATTACATTGTACTGCTTTAACAGTTATATTAGGAAAGTTAATTTTATGCTGGTTTTACAATTAATATTGTGCTGGTTTCACTATGACAATATGTGATGGTTTCATAGAAGAAGTTTAAAATTGTGTTGGTTTTATAATTGTGCTGGTTTTAAAGAACAAAGTTTAAAATTGTGCTGGTTTtaaaaaacaaagtttaaaattGTGCTGGTTTTAAACAGTATATTGAATGTTGAAAAATCAAATTCTTGACAATTGCAtttacaaaatcaacaaaaactaATAATGTGCTGGTTGAATGTTGTAAACATAATAAGAATACAAGAAATCCAAACTGAAATGAAAAAAATAACAAATCCAAATATCATGATTTCCAAGACACACGACTAACTGCTCTTCTGGGAATCAGCAACAGTAGTCTTCATCTTACAAGTCCGACTATTATGTCCATGACCTCCACATATCAAACAACCTCTAGTTTTAGTTTTCTTTGATATTCTTGaagatgatacctcacgaaaagACTTTAAGCGTTTGTTTGAACCACACCCCTTGTTTCTAATACCACTAGGTGGAAGAATGGTAGCAGAAGACGATGAACATGGCTGATCAGCATGAAGAATATTAGCTAATCTTGCATTCTTGTCAAGTGATTCTGCAGGAAGGTCAGCAGAATCAACCTTCAACTTCGACTCGATCACTTGGTCTCTATACAACGATAACAGGTCAATATTTGTAACAAGACGGTTAACAATATGTTCAGTTGCAGTCATTATCTCACGCACAATGCTGGAAGCATGTTCAACTTGATTACCAGCAGCATTTTGATCAAAACTCGAAACTTTTGTCTTTTTTGGAACAACATCTCTTGTCCAACGCCccataacatattttttagggAACTCCTTTATACCACAAAGACGAAGAACACAAAAGGCATGCCTACATAGCAAACCATACTGCTCATATCGGTTGCAGCTGCATTTAATTACCATATCCTTAGGAGTAAAAAGAACCTACACAAATAACAAATGCTTATATTGTGCTAGTTTATAACAAAAGTGTGCTGGTTTATATATGTAAAATTCTAATTGTAAATATAAATCACTGTGCTACTTAAAATGTATTGTAAAAAGCAGAACATGTTTGTGCTACTAAAGGTATAAATAAATACCTCATGAAGGCCAGGAAGATTGACCTGTAGAATATAAAACTTAATTGAATCACCAACTTCTTCTTCACGCCTGCACATACAATTCTTGCAAGCAAGTCGAATTTCTTCTTGAACATCAAAAAATATCCCCCGAGTATAAATCTTTGCAGCTTCCAGTTCCAATTCATAATTGGTTTTCATGCGAGGTTGTGTGTATCTGGTATCATGATCACGTTTGCTGCGCTTAAACCTCTGAGATTCCATTGCAGTATCAAAATGGCTCAAAAACTCAACTAATGACAATTTTGTGTTGGTTAATTGACCAAAAAAATGATTTTCACTCTCAGACCTAGATGTTGTACGCATAAGACCGGACATATGTTCATGACGATAGTATGCAGGAATCCAATCTGATCTGAGGTTGTACATATCAGACAGCCAGCTGTTACTAGTAAGGTTGTACTTAATCATTAAATCACACCATTGTGTCTCAAACTGTGCTGGTTCAAGAGCATCAGTCCATACAACATCACATATATCTTCTTTAAAAACCTCATCTTGTGATAGCTCAGTACCAacctataacaaaaaaaaataattagtatattaaaacaGCAAACAAATCCTAAAATGTGCTGGTTTATATGATGCTAGTTGATGTATAAACTTAAACTATGATGCTTAAACTGTGATGGTTtaaagaaagtgtgctggtttaaaAGTGTGCTGAGTTATATGACAAAGTGTGCTGGTTTAAAAGTGTGCTGGTTTATATGCTAAAGTGTGCTGGTTTaaatggattgtttaaagtgTGCTGGTTTATATGCTAAAAGTGTGCTGGTTTAAGAAAGTTACCTTTTCAGAAACTTTGATCATTATATGCCACATACACAAACGATGTCTGGTATCTGGGAAAACATCTCGGATGGCAATTTTCATTGCAGCGTCCTGATCAGTCACAACCACCTTAGGTGCAACACCAAAAGCCTTCAAAAAACTTTGAagaagccatttatatgattcaGCAGTTTCAGATGCTAACAAAGAACCAGCAAACGTGACATTGTGATGATGATTATCGATTCCAGTGAACGGAACAAATACCAAGTCATACCTAAAAATTGAATTGATTATATTACAACTGCTTGCTGAATTGTGCtagtttaataaaaatatgaataaatGATCTACAAAAAGTGAATAAAATACCTGTTCGTACGGAACGTAGCATCAAAAGACATAACATCCCCAAAGACCTCATAATTCAGTTTCATTTCTTCATCAGCCCAAAATAATCCAGCAAGAGCACCTTTTTCATCACAATAAAATTCACAAGAAAAATTCGGCAAATACAGCTTCTTCTTCATAAGACGTTGGACAGCCATATCCACATCAAACTCTCCAATGAACAAATTAATATCTCTTTTAAAATTTTTACAATCAGTAGACGTCACTCCAACCTTATCAAATCCACCACGAATCTTTCTCATAAGGTTGAATGCCCTAACTGGACCAATATTCATCTCAGAAAAATCAGAAAGCGGTTGCTCTTCAGTGAATGTCAACTTTCTAGACGAAGCTAAAAGATGATAATCCTCTTCATCAACAAAAGAATGATTATGCTCCTCAAATACATGAGAAATTCTATAAGTATTTTTTGGAGTTAAAGACAAACGGATGTGTGCCTTACATCCGGTACGTTTAGAAGGTCTCCTCCTTCGGTCATTTAACTTTTTATCAGCACCAACACTATCATTTACCGTGTCAACAGCACAGGATGTCGCTGAACCCTCTTTCGCACAAACAAAGTACTTTCTAATCACAACACCATTTTTTGAAGATTGAGTATGCTTTCGACCCTCAAACCCAGATAACTTAGCATACTTCTTATAGAAATTAAAGGCAGAATCAATTGACTGGAAATGCATACCAACTACAGGTTTGGAAGAATCTGGAACAATAGGAGTATAATACTGATTACCAGTAGTTGGACAGATACGAACTCCTGAACAAATCAAAAAACCAGAACAAATAAAAGATATCAGCACAAACTTTACAATAAA contains the following coding sequences:
- the LOC118484123 gene encoding uncharacterized protein LOC118484123 gives rise to the protein MAKKRPLKSTIRETKIEQTTTKTASTMDSESSKRSTRSQKHKETKPDDDFEELYNPKPLQIVQPGEPIPTFDNEPLHPIPLKVVRPTKKEYYMSPKFWNEVAIWGPNYTNHPTSGGEPSDPIKEEIDEKPEISVVQPKKEEDDEKQKMPILQPKHEEDEEKPIISVKNFGRK
- the LOC110890985 gene encoding protein FAR1-RELATED SEQUENCE 5-like; protein product: MMSTTVDGVRICPTTGNQYYTPIVPDSSKPVVGMHFQSIDSAFNFYKKYAKLSGFEGRKHTQSSKNGVVIRKYFVCAKEGSATSCAVDTVNDSVGADKKLNDRRRRPSKRTGCKAHIRLSLTPKNTYRISHVFEEHNHSFVDEEDYHLLASSRKLTFTEEQPLSDFSEMNIGPVRAFNLMRKIRGGFDKVGVTSTDCKNFKRDINLFIGEFDVDMAVQRLMKKKLYLPNFSCEFYCDEKGALAGLFWADEEMKLNYEVFGDVMSFDATFRTNRYDLVFVPFTGIDNHHHNVTFAGSLLASETAESYKWLLQSFLKAFGVAPKVVVTDQDAAMKIAIRDVFPDTRHRLCMWHIMIKVSEKVGTELSQDEVFKEDICDVVWTDALEPAQFETQWCDLMIKYNLTSNSWLSDMYNLRSDWIPAYYRHEHMSGLMRTTSRSESENHFFGQLTNTKLSLVEFLSHFDTAMESQRFKRSKRDHDTRYTQPRMKTNYELELEAAKIYTRGIFFDVQEEIRLACKNCMCRREEEVGDSIKFYILQVNLPGLHEVLFTPKDMVIKCSCNRYEQYGLLCRHAFCVLRLCGIKEFPKKYVMGRWTRDVVPKKTKVSSFDQNAAGNQVEHASSIVREIMTATEHIVNRLVTNIDLLSLYRDQVIESKLKVDSADLPAESLDKNARLANILHADQPCSSSSATILPPSGIRNKGCGSNKRLKSFREVSSSRISKKTKTRGCLICGGHGHNSRTCKMKTTVADSQKSS